One region of Micromonospora ureilytica genomic DNA includes:
- a CDS encoding glycoside hydrolase family 18 protein encodes MRPFRHRRLTAVAALATVLVTAAPPTAASAGDNHQHRTGYHRVGYFTQWGIYGRAFPVKKLETSGAASRLTHLNYAFGNVSEDGRCYVDGGPGEGDAWADYQRPVPAEESVDGVADAPGQALNGNFGQLAKLKAKHPKLKVLISLGGWSWSTYFSNAARTDASRKAFVTSCIDLYLKGNLPGGDGAAGGPGAAAGVFDGIDLDWEWPNWEGEPGNVIRPEDRQNFTKLLAEFRRQLDGYGRTTRAHHPLTAFLPASPATMDAGYEGRKIFKYLDFATVQGYDFHGGWDARANQQSALRVPTGAPDNPDFSVEVAIDGWIARGAPRDKLVLGIPYYGRGWTGITGGGNGLFQPATGPAPATFEAGYEDYKLLKTLAGNGYTVHRDLRAGHAWLFDGTTLWTYDDPAVVLQKTLYIRRAGLAGAMIWSLDGDDDNATLTKTIGLGLTTW; translated from the coding sequence ATGCGACCATTCCGCCACCGCCGTCTCACCGCCGTCGCCGCCCTGGCGACAGTGCTGGTCACCGCCGCTCCACCCACCGCCGCCAGCGCCGGTGACAACCACCAGCACCGCACCGGTTACCACCGGGTCGGCTACTTCACCCAGTGGGGCATCTACGGCCGGGCCTTCCCGGTCAAGAAACTCGAAACGTCCGGAGCGGCGAGCCGCCTCACCCACCTCAACTACGCCTTCGGCAACGTCAGCGAGGACGGCCGGTGCTACGTGGACGGCGGGCCGGGTGAGGGCGACGCCTGGGCCGACTACCAGCGCCCCGTCCCGGCCGAGGAGAGCGTCGACGGTGTCGCGGACGCCCCGGGTCAGGCGCTCAACGGCAACTTCGGCCAGCTCGCCAAGCTCAAGGCCAAGCACCCCAAGCTGAAGGTGCTGATCTCACTGGGCGGTTGGAGCTGGTCGACGTACTTCTCGAACGCCGCCCGCACCGACGCCTCCCGCAAGGCGTTCGTCACGTCCTGCATCGACCTCTACCTCAAGGGGAACCTGCCCGGCGGCGACGGCGCCGCCGGCGGCCCGGGCGCCGCAGCCGGCGTCTTCGACGGCATCGACCTCGACTGGGAGTGGCCCAACTGGGAGGGTGAGCCCGGCAACGTCATCCGCCCGGAGGACCGGCAGAACTTCACCAAGCTGCTCGCCGAGTTCCGCCGGCAGCTCGACGGGTACGGGCGCACGACCCGCGCGCACCACCCGCTGACCGCGTTCCTGCCGGCCAGCCCGGCCACCATGGACGCCGGCTACGAGGGTCGCAAGATCTTCAAGTACCTGGACTTCGCCACCGTGCAGGGGTACGACTTCCACGGCGGCTGGGACGCGCGGGCCAACCAGCAGTCGGCGCTTCGCGTCCCGACGGGCGCCCCGGACAACCCGGACTTCTCCGTCGAGGTGGCCATCGACGGGTGGATCGCCCGTGGCGCGCCGAGGGACAAGCTCGTCCTCGGCATCCCCTACTACGGTCGCGGCTGGACCGGCATCACCGGCGGCGGCAACGGCCTGTTCCAGCCGGCCACCGGGCCCGCTCCGGCCACCTTCGAGGCCGGGTACGAGGACTACAAGTTGCTGAAGACCCTGGCCGGTAACGGCTACACAGTGCACCGCGACCTGCGCGCCGGGCACGCCTGGTTGTTCGACGGTACGACGCTCTGGACGTACGACGATCCGGCTGTCGTGTTGCAGAAGACGCTCTACATCCGACGGGCCGGCCTGGCCGGCGCCATGATCTGGTCGCTCGACGGCGACGACGACAACGCCACGCTGACCAAGACGATCGGCCTCGGCCTGACCACCTGGTAG
- a CDS encoding effector-associated constant component EACC1 — protein MITLSVDPDLPSADARRSLASWLRAEERLREGVTTTAPEGMSADRPDVLRVAAGDAGTAMVLVQSIAGWLTHRRDDVTVKLTRPDGWSAEVDVHRARDMDQVTALIEAAVRAVTPSKK, from the coding sequence ATGATCACGCTCTCGGTCGATCCGGATCTTCCGTCCGCCGATGCTCGGCGGTCGCTGGCGTCCTGGCTGCGCGCCGAGGAGCGGCTGCGGGAGGGGGTGACCACGACGGCCCCCGAGGGAATGTCGGCGGACCGCCCGGACGTGCTGCGGGTGGCGGCCGGCGACGCGGGCACCGCCATGGTGCTGGTGCAGTCGATCGCCGGTTGGCTGACCCACCGCCGCGATGATGTGACGGTGAAGCTCACCCGGCCCGACGGATGGTCGGCCGAGGTGGACGTACACCGGGCTCGGGACATGGACCAGGTGACCGCGCTCATCGAGGCCGCGGTGCGCGCGGTTACACCTTCGAAGAAGTAG